From one Haloferax marinisediminis genomic stretch:
- a CDS encoding replication factor C small subunit, which produces MSEAAESGDTPAGREIWIEKYRPQTLDDVYGQEEIVERLRSYIERDDLPHLLFAGPAGVGKTTSATAIARAIYGDDWRGNFLELNASDQRGIDVVRDRIKNFARSSFGGHDYRIIFLDEADSLTNDAQSALRRTMEQFSDNTRFILSCNYSSKIIDPIQSRCAVFRFSPLGDDAIADQTRDIAEAEGIELTEDGLDALVYAAGGDMRRAINSLQAAATTGEVVDEEAVYMITSTARPEDIEEMVRAAIDGEFTTARKKLETLIVDTGMAGGDIIDQLHRSVWDFDLDERAAVRLMERIGEADYRISEGANEQVQLEALLASLALSQN; this is translated from the coding sequence ATGAGCGAGGCCGCGGAGTCGGGCGACACCCCGGCGGGTCGCGAAATCTGGATCGAGAAGTACCGACCGCAGACCCTCGACGACGTCTACGGGCAGGAGGAGATCGTCGAGCGACTGCGCAGTTACATCGAGCGCGACGACCTGCCGCACCTGCTCTTCGCGGGACCGGCGGGCGTCGGGAAGACCACCTCTGCGACGGCAATCGCCCGCGCTATCTACGGCGACGACTGGCGCGGCAACTTCCTCGAACTGAACGCATCCGACCAACGCGGTATCGACGTGGTCCGCGACCGAATCAAGAACTTCGCCCGGTCGTCGTTCGGTGGCCACGACTACCGTATCATCTTCCTCGACGAGGCCGACTCGCTGACCAACGACGCGCAGTCGGCGCTCCGCCGAACGATGGAGCAGTTCTCCGACAACACGCGCTTCATCCTCTCGTGTAACTACTCCTCGAAGATTATCGACCCCATCCAGTCCCGCTGTGCGGTGTTCCGCTTCTCACCGCTCGGTGACGACGCGATTGCCGACCAGACGCGAGACATCGCCGAGGCAGAGGGCATCGAACTCACCGAAGACGGGCTCGACGCACTCGTCTACGCCGCCGGCGGTGACATGCGCCGCGCCATCAACTCGCTGCAGGCCGCCGCGACGACGGGCGAAGTCGTTGACGAAGAGGCAGTCTACATGATTACCTCGACTGCCCGACCCGAAGACATCGAAGAGATGGTCCGGGCGGCCATCGACGGCGAGTTCACCACTGCGCGCAAGAAACTGGAGACGCTCATCGTCGACACCGGCATGGCCGGCGGCGACATCATCGACCAACTCCACCGTTCGGTCTGGGACTTCGACCTCGACGAGCGTGCGGCCGTCCGCCTCATGGAACGCATCGGCGAAGCCGACTACCGCATCTCAGAAGGAGCGAACGAACAGGTCCAACTCGAAGCGCTCCTCGCGTCGCTCGCACTCTCGCAAAACTAA
- a CDS encoding GYD domain-containing protein, with amino-acid sequence MSLDTTTMPTYITLWNYTQQGIENIEGSPDRLDAAMDLIESLGGELKGFYLTMGQYDVVTVIEMPDDDAAAKLLLRLGQSGNISGETLKAWPEADYRDLIANLP; translated from the coding sequence GTGTCGCTCGACACCACGACTATGCCGACCTACATCACCCTGTGGAACTACACCCAGCAAGGAATCGAGAACATCGAGGGCAGTCCAGACCGCCTCGACGCTGCCATGGACCTCATAGAGTCGTTAGGTGGTGAACTGAAGGGATTTTACCTCACGATGGGCCAATACGACGTCGTCACAGTCATAGAGATGCCAGACGACGACGCCGCAGCGAAACTGCTGCTTCGACTCGGCCAGTCGGGGAACATCTCGGGAGAGACCCTCAAGGCGTGGCCAGAAGCAGACTACCGTGACCTCATCGCCAACCTGCCCTGA
- the samp2 gene encoding ubiquitin-like small modifier protein SAMP2: MDVTVEVVGEETHEVTVGDDGTYADLVKAVDLSPHEVSVLVDGRPVPEDQPVEVDRVKVLRLIKGGRD, from the coding sequence ATGGACGTGACCGTCGAAGTCGTCGGCGAGGAGACCCACGAGGTCACTGTCGGTGACGATGGAACCTACGCAGACCTCGTGAAAGCAGTGGACCTCAGTCCACACGAGGTGTCCGTCCTCGTCGACGGCCGCCCCGTCCCCGAGGACCAACCAGTCGAAGTCGACCGGGTGAAGGTACTCCGCCTCATCAAAGGCGGGCGCGACTGA
- a CDS encoding peroxiredoxin family protein yields the protein MSATTNALDFELPNVAAGPETLSPAALDADFLVLLLQRDYYCKVCRRQVQSVKRRYDEFEARDTEVVSVLPDPPERAHKWQQSYDLPFPLLADPGAEVGDEFDQPTRFGALGKLHDMVGRMPEAVLVDLREDDPDVVYTHRGSNPKDRPELDDLLDRIDRLAA from the coding sequence GTGTCCGCTACCACGAACGCACTCGACTTCGAACTGCCTAACGTCGCCGCCGGTCCGGAGACGCTCTCACCTGCCGCACTCGACGCCGATTTCCTGGTGTTGTTGCTCCAGCGAGACTACTACTGCAAAGTCTGTCGTCGGCAGGTTCAGTCGGTCAAGCGACGCTACGACGAGTTCGAAGCGCGTGACACCGAAGTCGTCTCTGTCCTTCCCGACCCGCCGGAACGCGCCCACAAGTGGCAACAGAGCTACGACCTTCCCTTCCCACTGCTCGCCGACCCCGGTGCGGAAGTCGGCGACGAGTTCGACCAACCAACGCGGTTCGGTGCCCTCGGGAAACTCCACGACATGGTCGGCCGGATGCCCGAAGCAGTCCTCGTCGACCTCCGCGAGGACGACCCAGACGTCGTCTACACCCACCGCGGGTCGAACCCGAAAGACCGTCCCGAACTCGACGACTTGTTGGACCGTATCGACCGACTGGCCGCGTAA
- a CDS encoding GNAT family N-acetyltransferase → MSGVVVREGTPDELVAVMRILDAGLLEMEASDVRDRLETGDCLVAEVSGRIAGALVLDGDYIEAVAVSQSRRGRGIGTTLVEAALTRQGRLVADFDGGVRPFYESLGFTIEPREDDRFRGVLDRTGEQS, encoded by the coding sequence ATGAGTGGCGTCGTCGTCCGCGAGGGCACCCCAGACGAGTTGGTCGCTGTCATGCGTATCCTCGACGCTGGACTCCTCGAAATGGAAGCTAGCGACGTGCGCGACCGACTGGAGACGGGCGATTGCCTCGTCGCCGAGGTATCGGGCCGCATCGCCGGAGCACTCGTCCTCGACGGCGACTACATCGAAGCCGTGGCCGTCTCGCAGAGCCGGCGCGGACGGGGAATCGGAACCACACTCGTGGAGGCCGCGCTAACTCGGCAGGGCCGCCTCGTCGCCGACTTCGACGGAGGCGTTCGCCCGTTCTACGAGTCACTCGGGTTCACCATCGAACCCCGAGAAGACGACCGATTCCGTGGCGTGCTCGACAGGACGGGTGAGCAAAGTTAA
- a CDS encoding DUF7344 domain-containing protein, which translates to MANRDRGDRILTDWNLVFDALADPSRRYVLEYLHDRSVPVSVWELAIALAVRTTDRPPNQVDIQVVEQAETGIVHVHLPKLEAANLVKSNGETLELTDHAETLPLFTPAYRGIVRPLESEERSDWEP; encoded by the coding sequence ATGGCAAATCGAGATCGCGGCGATAGAATCCTCACCGATTGGAATCTGGTGTTCGACGCGCTCGCGGACCCGTCACGTCGCTACGTCCTCGAATACCTGCACGACAGGAGCGTGCCGGTTTCGGTGTGGGAACTCGCCATCGCACTCGCAGTTCGGACGACCGACCGTCCACCGAATCAAGTAGACATCCAAGTCGTCGAACAGGCGGAGACGGGTATCGTACACGTTCACCTGCCAAAACTCGAAGCCGCCAACCTCGTGAAGTCGAACGGAGAGACCCTCGAGTTGACCGACCACGCAGAGACACTTCCGTTGTTCACGCCGGCGTATCGAGGAATTGTTCGCCCACTGGAGAGCGAAGAACGAAGCGACTGGGAGCCTTAG
- a CDS encoding phosphoglucomutase/phosphomannomutase family protein has protein sequence MDEISFGTDGWRATLDTFTDERVRIVGQAVADYLDAEGYTDPVFVGYDARETSPGFAESLAEVVAGNGFDVLLPERDCPTPLVAYAIADRGLSGALMVTASHNPPEYNGVKFIPSDGAPALPEVTDAVATYLAEPDLLPESERGTIERVDIVSPHADHALELVGGDLSGLTVAYDAMHGSGRGVTDALLESAGADVVRLRCERDPEFGGSSPEPSPENLEELADAMVDIDADLGVANDGDADRLAIATPKRGVLDENLFFAAIYDYLLESDSGPAIRTVSTTFLIDRIAEAHGEEVFETAVGFKWVADAMREHDALMGGEESGGFSVRGHVREKDGVLMGLLAAAAAAEEDFDARLDRIEEEYGAIVADKISIDCPDSEKARVIDELDDELPETVAGRDIAKVVTLDGFKLLLDDGSWLLVRPSGTEPKMRVYAEAGSEDAVSALLEAGHELVEPLV, from the coding sequence ATGGACGAAATCTCCTTCGGGACCGATGGGTGGCGCGCCACCCTGGACACGTTCACCGACGAGCGTGTCCGAATCGTCGGACAGGCGGTCGCTGACTATCTCGACGCAGAGGGCTACACCGACCCCGTCTTCGTCGGCTACGACGCTCGCGAAACCTCGCCCGGATTCGCCGAGTCGCTCGCAGAGGTCGTCGCCGGCAACGGGTTCGACGTCCTGCTTCCGGAACGCGACTGCCCGACCCCACTCGTCGCCTACGCCATCGCCGACCGTGGCCTCTCGGGTGCGCTCATGGTCACTGCCTCGCACAACCCACCGGAGTACAACGGTGTGAAGTTCATCCCCTCCGACGGTGCGCCTGCGCTCCCGGAAGTCACGGACGCTGTCGCCACGTACCTCGCTGAACCCGACCTCCTGCCAGAGTCTGAGCGCGGAACCATCGAACGCGTCGATATCGTCTCACCGCACGCAGACCACGCACTCGAACTCGTCGGCGGCGACCTCTCCGGACTGACAGTCGCCTACGACGCCATGCACGGCAGTGGTCGCGGCGTCACCGACGCCCTCCTCGAATCGGCCGGTGCGGACGTCGTCCGCCTGCGCTGTGAACGCGACCCAGAGTTCGGCGGGTCCTCACCGGAACCGTCTCCCGAGAACCTCGAAGAACTCGCCGACGCCATGGTCGACATCGACGCCGACCTCGGTGTCGCGAACGACGGTGACGCCGACCGTCTCGCCATCGCCACGCCCAAGCGAGGCGTCCTCGACGAGAACCTCTTTTTCGCCGCTATCTACGACTACCTGCTCGAATCGGACTCCGGCCCGGCTATCCGGACTGTCTCGACCACGTTCCTCATCGACCGCATCGCCGAAGCACACGGCGAAGAAGTGTTCGAGACCGCAGTCGGGTTCAAGTGGGTCGCCGACGCGATGCGCGAACACGACGCGCTCATGGGTGGCGAGGAGTCGGGTGGCTTCTCCGTTCGTGGCCACGTCCGCGAGAAAGACGGCGTCCTGATGGGACTGCTCGCGGCCGCTGCCGCCGCCGAAGAGGACTTCGACGCTCGTCTCGACCGCATCGAAGAAGAGTACGGTGCAATCGTCGCCGACAAGATTAGCATCGACTGCCCCGACTCGGAGAAAGCGCGCGTCATCGACGAACTGGACGACGAGCTCCCCGAGACGGTCGCCGGCCGTGACATCGCGAAGGTCGTCACGCTCGACGGATTCAAGCTACTCTTAGACGACGGGTCGTGGCTTCTGGTCCGTCCGTCGGGAACGGAACCGAAAATGCGCGTCTACGCCGAAGCAGGAAGCGAAGACGCGGTCTCTGCGCTCCTCGAAGCGGGTCACGAACTCGTCGAACCGCTCGTCTAA
- a CDS encoding GIY-YIG nuclease family protein, with product MHFVYVLQCSDDSLYTGYTTDVERRVAEHNAGDGAKYTRGRTPVELVHVEEFDSKSAAMSREYEIKQLTRRQKQTLVDA from the coding sequence GTGCACTTCGTCTACGTCCTCCAGTGTAGCGACGACTCACTGTACACCGGATACACGACCGACGTCGAGCGACGCGTCGCCGAGCACAACGCCGGTGACGGCGCGAAGTACACGCGCGGTCGGACGCCCGTCGAACTCGTTCACGTCGAAGAGTTCGACTCGAAGTCGGCGGCGATGTCGCGCGAGTACGAGATTAAACAGCTCACGAGACGCCAGAAGCAGACACTCGTCGACGCGTGA
- a CDS encoding DUF7563 family protein codes for MPVCDHCGSHVSERFARVFADKNGQVLACPNCSANAGIAEVARQRARTA; via the coding sequence ATGCCAGTATGTGACCATTGCGGGTCACACGTCTCTGAGCGCTTCGCGCGCGTGTTCGCCGACAAGAACGGTCAAGTTCTCGCTTGCCCGAACTGCTCGGCGAACGCCGGTATCGCGGAGGTTGCTCGACAGCGTGCCCGCACTGCATGA
- the larB gene encoding nickel pincer cofactor biosynthesis protein LarB: MRDILEAVADGTVSPAEAEARLAGYATTGAGRFDAARETRRGLPEAILAEGKTPDETATIAVAAVETSGRALVTRASAAHAEAVADALPDCTIDRDARAKTVVASTSSFERPDLDATVGIITGGTSDAEAAGEAAVVLREMGATVERVEDVGVAHLGRVLDHLDLLRSADVLIVAAGREGALPTVVAGLVDTPVIGLPVSTGYGHGGDGEAALLGMVQSCTVLSVVNIDAGYIAGAQAGLVARAVSDARHAD; encoded by the coding sequence ATGCGCGACATTCTGGAGGCCGTCGCGGACGGGACCGTCTCGCCCGCGGAGGCCGAAGCACGACTCGCGGGGTACGCGACGACTGGTGCCGGACGGTTCGACGCCGCACGCGAGACGCGCCGTGGACTCCCAGAAGCCATCCTCGCTGAGGGAAAAACGCCAGACGAAACCGCAACGATTGCTGTCGCGGCCGTCGAGACGAGCGGTCGAGCGCTCGTCACACGCGCCAGTGCTGCCCACGCCGAGGCCGTCGCTGATGCACTTCCCGACTGCACCATCGACCGCGACGCTCGGGCGAAAACCGTCGTTGCGTCGACCTCATCGTTCGAGCGACCAGACCTCGATGCCACGGTCGGCATCATCACCGGCGGGACCTCGGACGCCGAGGCTGCGGGCGAAGCGGCCGTCGTCCTCCGTGAGATGGGGGCGACGGTCGAACGAGTCGAAGACGTTGGTGTCGCTCACCTCGGTCGCGTCCTCGACCACCTCGACCTCCTCCGCTCGGCAGACGTTCTCATCGTCGCTGCAGGACGAGAGGGTGCTCTCCCCACCGTCGTCGCCGGATTGGTCGATACGCCAGTCATCGGGTTACCCGTCTCGACCGGATACGGCCACGGTGGCGACGGTGAAGCAGCGCTCCTCGGCATGGTTCAGTCGTGTACCGTTCTTTCCGTGGTGAACATCGACGCTGGCTACATTGCAGGGGCACAGGCCGGCCTCGTCGCTCGTGCCGTGTCCGACGCTCGCCACGCTGACTAG
- a CDS encoding DUF1931 family protein, giving the protein MADLIVKAAVKEALQDKNVASDFYDALDEEVYEILEDAARRAEENDRKTVQPRDL; this is encoded by the coding sequence ATGGCAGACCTCATTGTCAAGGCAGCCGTCAAGGAAGCGCTTCAGGACAAAAACGTAGCTTCGGACTTCTACGACGCTCTCGACGAGGAAGTCTACGAGATTCTCGAAGACGCTGCACGCCGTGCTGAAGAGAACGACCGTAAGACGGTCCAGCCCCGCGACCTGTAA
- the rpiA gene encoding ribose-5-phosphate isomerase RpiA, whose amino-acid sequence MKTTGGTDDQKRRAAEAAVEAVEDGMVVGLGTGSTTAFAIRAIGDLVADGMDVRGVPTSFASRELAREAGVPLADLDEVDTVDLAIDGADQVAGDALVKGGGAAHAREKVVDAFADRFLVVADPSKMADVLSHSVPVEVLPDARTTVSAAVSDLGGDPELRRAERKDGPVVTDNGNLVLDCDFGDIDDPAALAGSLSALPGVVEHGIFAGLADVVYVGTDDGVDVLEL is encoded by the coding sequence ATGAAGACGACTGGCGGAACCGACGACCAGAAGCGCCGCGCCGCGGAGGCCGCGGTCGAAGCAGTCGAAGACGGGATGGTCGTCGGCCTCGGCACCGGGAGTACGACGGCGTTCGCAATCCGTGCCATCGGTGACCTCGTCGCCGACGGGATGGACGTTCGCGGCGTTCCGACCTCGTTCGCGTCACGTGAACTCGCCCGTGAGGCCGGCGTCCCGCTCGCCGACCTCGACGAAGTCGACACGGTCGACCTCGCTATCGACGGTGCCGACCAGGTCGCTGGCGATGCGCTGGTCAAAGGCGGTGGAGCAGCACACGCACGCGAGAAAGTGGTCGACGCCTTCGCCGACCGGTTCCTCGTCGTCGCCGACCCGTCGAAGATGGCCGACGTTCTCTCGCACTCGGTTCCGGTCGAAGTCCTCCCCGACGCCCGGACGACTGTCTCGGCCGCCGTCTCGGACCTCGGCGGCGACCCAGAACTCCGCCGGGCCGAGCGCAAAGACGGTCCTGTCGTCACCGACAACGGGAATCTCGTCCTCGACTGCGATTTCGGCGATATCGACGACCCAGCGGCCCTCGCAGGGTCGCTGTCTGCACTCCCCGGTGTGGTCGAACACGGTATCTTCGCCGGCCTCGCCGACGTCGTCTACGTCGGAACCGACGACGGTGTGGACGTTCTCGAACTGTAG
- a CDS encoding ORC1-type DNA replication protein produces MREDPEEGMLSWDETVFRDEHVFEIDHVPETFNHRESQLRSLKYALRPAVRGSRPLNTMVRGPPGTGKTTAVQKLFGELGTQSGVRTVRVNCQVDSTRYAVFSRVFEHIFEYEPPSSGISFKKLFGQITDRLVEDDEVLVVALDDVNYLFYENEASDTLYSLLRAHEAHTGARIGVIIISSDLSLDVIDELDGRVQSVFRPEEVFFPRYDVNEIVDILRGRSKRGFHEDVIGDPELDRVAELTADSGDLRVGIDLLRRAGLHAEMRASRTVDMEDVDEAYDKSKYVHLSRCLRGLSDPERELVRVVAEFDGERAGAVFEAFNEETGLGYTRYSELVNKLDQLGVIEARYTEIEGRGRTRAISLAYDADAVLDRL; encoded by the coding sequence ATGAGGGAGGACCCCGAAGAGGGGATGCTGTCGTGGGACGAGACGGTGTTCCGCGACGAACACGTCTTCGAGATCGACCACGTCCCGGAGACGTTCAACCACCGCGAGAGCCAACTCCGGAGCCTGAAGTACGCGCTTCGCCCGGCAGTTCGTGGTTCTCGCCCCCTGAACACGATGGTTCGTGGTCCACCGGGAACGGGCAAGACCACCGCCGTACAGAAACTCTTCGGTGAGTTGGGGACGCAGTCGGGCGTCCGGACTGTCCGCGTGAACTGTCAAGTCGACTCGACTCGCTACGCGGTGTTCTCGCGAGTCTTCGAACACATCTTCGAGTACGAACCCCCGTCGTCGGGCATCTCGTTCAAGAAGCTGTTCGGCCAGATAACCGACCGACTGGTCGAAGACGACGAGGTGCTCGTCGTCGCACTCGACGACGTGAACTACCTGTTCTACGAGAACGAGGCGTCCGACACGCTCTACTCGCTGCTTCGCGCCCACGAGGCACACACTGGGGCGCGTATCGGCGTCATCATCATCTCGTCGGACCTCTCGCTCGACGTCATCGACGAACTCGATGGCCGCGTCCAGAGCGTCTTCCGGCCCGAAGAGGTGTTCTTCCCCCGCTACGACGTGAACGAAATCGTCGACATCCTCCGTGGGCGGAGCAAACGCGGGTTCCACGAGGACGTCATCGGCGACCCAGAACTCGACCGGGTGGCCGAACTCACTGCCGACAGTGGCGACCTTCGAGTGGGTATCGACTTACTCCGACGCGCCGGTCTCCACGCCGAGATGCGCGCGTCGCGGACAGTCGATATGGAAGACGTCGACGAGGCCTACGACAAGTCGAAGTACGTCCACCTCTCGCGGTGTCTCCGCGGACTGTCGGACCCCGAACGCGAACTCGTCCGTGTCGTCGCCGAATTCGACGGCGAACGCGCCGGCGCGGTGTTCGAGGCGTTCAACGAAGAGACTGGACTGGGCTACACGCGCTACTCCGAACTCGTGAACAAACTCGACCAACTCGGTGTCATCGAGGCGCGGTACACCGAAATCGAAGGCCGCGGACGGACTCGGGCAATCTCGCTGGCCTACGACGCCGACGCGGTTTTAGACCGTCTCTGA